In the Campylobacter sp. RM6914 genome, one interval contains:
- the dnaA gene encoding chromosomal replication initiator protein DnaA produces MLADEVLKLLSTEISPNEYECYIKQLKFNEKASNSENIVFNAPNELIARFISTRYSDKIAHLFEVKTGIKPKINITLQNKAKSTKQNQQVDVKQIKTQSTLLNPSYKFENFVVGDSNQFAYLSCKAVSERLGSVYNPLFIYGPTGLGKTHLLQSVGNFCINNGKVVICVTSEQFITDFTYHINNHSMERFREKYRKCDVLLIDDVQFLGKTDKIQEEFFHTFNELHSKNGQIVMTSDKPPKMLKGFEERLKSRFEWGLIADITPPELDTKVAIIQKKCEFDKIYLNKDVINYIATNMGDNIREIESAIINLNAYATLMRQEITLEFAKNVMRDQIKEKRENISLENIIEIVSKELNIKPSDIKSKSRSANIVEARRIAIYLVKNLTPNSMPQIASYFGMKDHSAVSHNIKKINELIENNEIFNLRVIELKNKILTKG; encoded by the coding sequence TTGCTTGCAGATGAAGTTTTAAAGCTACTTAGCACAGAAATATCTCCCAATGAATACGAGTGCTATATAAAGCAACTAAAATTTAACGAAAAAGCCTCAAACAGCGAAAATATCGTATTTAACGCACCAAATGAACTCATTGCTAGATTTATTTCAACAAGGTATTCTGATAAGATAGCTCATCTTTTTGAAGTAAAAACTGGCATAAAACCAAAAATAAACATAACACTGCAAAACAAAGCAAAATCAACAAAACAAAATCAACAAGTTGATGTTAAACAGATAAAAACACAAAGCACACTACTAAATCCTTCATATAAATTTGAAAATTTCGTTGTGGGCGACTCAAACCAGTTTGCATATCTAAGTTGTAAAGCAGTTTCAGAACGCTTAGGCTCGGTATATAACCCACTTTTTATCTACGGTCCAACAGGACTTGGCAAAACTCACCTACTCCAGTCTGTAGGAAATTTTTGCATAAACAACGGTAAGGTCGTCATCTGTGTAACAAGTGAGCAGTTTATTACGGATTTTACTTATCATATTAATAACCATTCAATGGAGAGATTTCGCGAGAAGTATAGAAAATGCGATGTTTTACTCATCGACGATGTTCAATTTCTTGGAAAAACGGATAAAATTCAAGAGGAATTTTTTCACACTTTTAACGAACTCCACAGTAAAAACGGTCAGATAGTTATGACTTCAGATAAACCTCCAAAAATGCTAAAAGGCTTTGAAGAGAGACTTAAATCACGCTTTGAATGGGGGCTAATAGCCGATATAACACCACCTGAACTTGATACAAAAGTCGCTATCATCCAGAAAAAATGTGAATTTGATAAAATTTATCTAAATAAAGATGTCATAAACTATATCGCTACAAACATGGGTGATAATATTCGAGAAATCGAAAGTGCGATTATAAATTTAAACGCCTATGCAACTCTTATGAGACAAGAAATAACACTTGAATTTGCTAAAAATGTAATGCGAGATCAGATAAAAGAAAAACGCGAAAATATAAGCCTAGAAAACATCATAGAGATCGTTAGTAAAGAGCTAAATATAAAACCAAGCGATATAAAAAGTAAATCAAGATCGGCAAATATCGTAGAAGCAAGAAGGATTGCAATTTATCTAGTAAAAAATTTAACACCAAATTCTATGCCACAGATCGCAAGCTACTTTGGTATGAAAGATCATAGTGCAGTAAGCCATAACATCAAAAAGATAAACGAGCTAATAGAAAATAACGAAATTTTTAATCTTCGAGTGATCGAACTTAAAAATAAAATTCTAACAAAAGGATAA